The sequence CTTCGTTGCGCCGCCGCGTCGGCCGCCATCCGTTCCAGGTCCGCGCCGACGTACGGGGCGAGGTCCGTCTTGTTCACCACCAGCAGGTCGGCCGTGGTCAACCCCGGACCGCCCTTCCTGGGGATGTCGTCCCCGCCCGCCACGTCGATCACGAACACCTGGGCGTCCACCAGGCCGCGCGAGAAGGTCGCCGTCAGGTTGTCGCCGCCCGACTCCACCAGCACCAGATCCAGTGGGCCGACCGCCTCCTCCAACTCCTCGACCGCCTCCAGGTTCGCCGAGATGTCGTCCCTGATCGCGGTGTGGGGACACGCCCCCGTCTCCACCGCCACGATGCGCTCCGCGGGCAGCACCGCCTCCCGCACCAGGAACTCCGCGTCCTCCCGCGTGTAGATGTCGTTCGTCACCACCCCGATCGCCACGGAGTCGCGCAGCGCCCGGCACAACGCCGCCACGGTCGCGGTCTTCCCCGAGCCCACCGGCCCCCCGAACCCCACCCGCAGCGCCCGCTCCCCCGCTCCCGCCTCCACCGACGCCGTGTACCGCTCCGGAAACACCTCAGGATGATCCACGTGCATGCCGACCTCTCCTCCACTCGTCACCGGCCCGCCCCAAGAGGAACGAGCACCACCGCACACCCATCCGCCCCCGCGGTGCGGCGACGCAGGAGCGCGGGGAACCGCGCGACCAGCCACCCACCGGCGGAAGATCCGGGCACCCGCAGCACCGGGCAGCCCGGGCGGACCCGGCACCCCCCACCGTCGCTCTCATGACGCGAAGAGCCGCACGGGCCACGTGACATGCGCCTCCGCACCAAGGTCGAGGAGGGGCGAGGAAGCAGCGGGAAGGGCGCCGAGCCCCTCCCGCAAGGCTCGCCGGGCGGCCTCCTCCGCGGCGCCCGCCACCGCGTCCACCTCACTCCCGAGCCGCCCCAGAACGCGTACCGCGTGAAACGGATCGAGCCCGAGCAACCGCACCGCGGCGAACGCGGGCGTGCTGACGCAATCGTAGGCGGCGGCCTGCGCGGCATCGGCCGGCCGCAGCCCCGCCGCCGCGGCGGCGAGCCCGAGCACGACCGGCTGATG comes from Streptomyces sp. NBC_00448 and encodes:
- the ureG gene encoding urease accessory protein UreG — encoded protein: MHVDHPEVFPERYTASVEAGAGERALRVGFGGPVGSGKTATVAALCRALRDSVAIGVVTNDIYTREDAEFLVREAVLPAERIVAVETGACPHTAIRDDISANLEAVEELEEAVGPLDLVLVESGGDNLTATFSRGLVDAQVFVIDVAGGDDIPRKGGPGLTTADLLVVNKTDLAPYVGADLERMAADAAAQRRELPVVFTSVKKPGGVAPIAAWVGERLAAWAAVRT